TCCATTTGTCCATAATAAAATACCTGAATCTGGCCCCATAGCCCTTTGAGAATGGTCAATTTCAATTTTTGATATGTAACCTGCATCTGACAATACCTGTTCAGCACTATTTGCCTGTCTCACTGCTACGTGTTCTGGAAGTTTAACTGCATGGGAAATTCCATTGATGCTGTTAAAATTTAATTCACATAAGTTTAATGGCCTCAATTTTTTAACTGGATCAATTTCAAGTTCAAAAATTCCCCCTCCACGAGGATAATGCCCTCTCTGTACCAGTTTAGGTTTTGCATCATATCCCATCAATTTTAAAACCGGCAAGGTAACATTTATGAGGTAATCTATACTTGGTGACCATCTAACATTTGTACCTCCAATAATTGTGATCTTCACCGGACTGTCAGCAAAAACTGCAGGTATCATAAAAGCTTGGAGTATTAAAGTTATACTGCCCGCTGTTCCAATATCAATTTTAAAGTCTCCCCCTATTAGTTGATTGGGACGAAAAAACAGTTCAGTTGAACCTAATTCCAATCCACTAACTGATGCTCTTGATAAATCTGCAACAGCTTTTACAGCATTCAAATGTTGAGGCATAAGTCCGGGTTTAGGTCTTCCGGAACGTATATTAGTAATATGAACTGGTTTAGATGTTACAGCTGATAATGCCGTTGCAATTCTAAGAACAGCTCCTCCTCCTTCACCGTATGATCCATCAACTTCGATCATTTTTTATCACCAAATATAAAAAAAAGATTTATTAGATAACTTTATTCGTAAAGTACAGCCTTACATGCATCGGTATCATCGATGATATTAACCAGATTGGAAAGAGAATCTAAAAAGGATTTCACTATTTCTTCTGTTGTTATTCTTGCTGCATCATTTGAAGCTAGATCTATACGTATGGTGGCAGATGCACCAGGCATACCCACAGCAGGGATAGTTATTATGCCATTATTTCTTAATAACAACATTGCAAAGAGAAAAGCCAAATCAGTCGGACTTAGATCTGTTTTTATTCCCCTGTCTGTCAATTCTAATTTAAGAGATTCTGGAGTTAACATCAACCCTGTCGGAGTTTCTTTAACATGCTTGAAATCTTCTTTTAAAGCATTGTAAAGATCGTGTTTATTTATAAATGCTTCGAGAATTATTTCAGGGCTTAAATTTTCAAGAGCTCTGACCATACCTGCTACTAATGGTGATTGAGCTTCCAAACCAAATTGATGGGCCTTTGATTTAACTCTAATCATAATATCCGATTTTCCCGACATTAATCCTCCTCTTGGACCACCCATCAATTTATCCGTACTTGTAATGGCAATATCCGCACCCATATCCATTGCACGAGGTTGTTTGTATACAATTGTACGTAGTCTGGCTCCAGAAGCATCATCAACAAAAACTGGAATTTCCCTTGACTTTGAAATTTCAATGATCTTTAAAAACTCTTCTTTGGAAATGACATCATGATCCATGGTGGATCCTGTTATAAAAACAAGCGAAGTATTTTCTCCCACTTTAAAATCATTGATATCGTCGAATTCTTTGTAGTTTGCACCAACAAGTTCTGCACTTCTTGGTATGGATGGGTGGGCTGGTGATTTAGGGAGATAATGAACAATTTCATCACCTTCTTTTACAAGTGCAATAATAGCTGCAAATATACCAGAACTAGTCCTGTTGAGAGCTAAAATCTTTTCTCCACCTAAGTGAATTTTTCCAAGTGTTTGGATTGCATCTTCAAATACTGCGGATCCAGCATAAGTTTCAAGAAGATCTTTATCTTCGGGTAATATTGGAAATCCACCAGCTAATCCTGTAAGATCAAAAAATCCATTTCTTCCCTGTGTCTGCAGTATTTTTTTGATAATTTTGAGAGCATTCTCTCTCCTATTAACTTCGTCAACTAAAGAATTAACAAGCATTTTTTAATCCTTATTCATTCTTTTTATTGATATTTTCAGACTTTAGAATGATTGCACTATCGGCAGAATTCTGTAGGGCTGCACTGAAACCTGGTTCTGCACCTATAACAATAGTTTCCTTTCCATTTTCTTTAGCTTTATTGATTATGGGTAAAAAATCAGCATCACGAGTCATGAGAGCAATAATATCAATATTAGGATTATAAATAAGTTCCATGGCTTCAACCGCCATGTAAACATCGGTGTCTCCAGCAACTACGATGGGTGTGAACCCTTGATTAACTATTGCTTCGATTAATTTATCTGAAGCATATTGATTTAAAAGGACTTTACCAACCCTCATATTTCCATATTCTGCTATTATGTCTCTAACTAAATCCAGATTAAGACTGAACTCCTTTCTTAACATATTAGGGCCATCAACTAAAAGACCAATATTCTTCCCTCCAGATTCACTCCTCTTGAGAGGAATATAATCCTTTAAGGAACTTAATTTTTCAAAACTGCGCATTATAACTATGCCTCCATGTACACTAATCGAGAAAATTTATGTATCGCTGTAAATCAGAAATGAAAGTCATTAACTGAGCTTGTATATGTTTATTAATTACTAAAACAATTTTCACTCCTGAAATTTCTGTACAATAGATTATTAATTTATATTAAATTCTAGTTTATTCAAACTTAATATATGAACCTCATGGATATATAACTTTTACAAATTAGGTTTAATATTAATCTTTTATCCAAAAAAACATGTGAATGGTTCTAAAAAAAATATTTTAAAAATTTTTACCCTTTAAAAAAAAGAATTAATAAATTGCTAAACCCCCAAAAGGGAGATTATTCAATTTCTAACGAAAATGAATCGTTAAATAGTTCTTTAACAACCTTTAAATCATTTGGTTTAAGTTTTGATACGGTAATATTATCCTCAATTTTTATATAGTATTCTGCATCAACTATTTCACCAGAATCATTCATATACAGGAAAAGACCATCTGCAAATTTCGATGGATCCCTGGAAGGGAGGAAAACTTCGAATCTGATGAGGACCTCAGAGCCATATATACTGTCGTGTAATTCAACCTTTTTTTCCTCACTTTTAAGAGCTTCTTTGAATATTTTCATTCGTGCTTTAAATTCTTTATCAATTGTTATCGTATCCTTCTTCTTTGCTGCCATAAATGCCACCATTTTATTTTATAAGAAAAAATTTTAACTCGCTGAATATAATGAGTTTAACAACTCTATATAAAAACTCGTTGTATTTAAGAACTGATTTTTGAAATATAAATATATTATTTTATAATTAATAAGTTGTTATGGAAAAAATGAAATATTAAATTCATATAATAATCTCAAATACCAGTTAAAATGATGCTTCCTCAAATTTAATAATGAATTCAGTGCCATGTTTTTTATTGAGTTCTATTTCACCGTCAATTTGTTGAGTTAAATTGTTTACTAGCTGAAGCCCCAAAGAATCAGTATTCCTAAAATCGATATCATCACGTATGCCCACTCCATTGTCTCCAACTATCAATATGTATTCACCATCCTCTGTCTTCAGACTAATATTTATCTCTCCTTCTCTTCCATCGGGAAATGCATACTTCATGGAGTTTGATACTAACTCATTTACTATGAGCCCTAAAGGAATTGATGTATTGATATCAAGCTTTATATTTTGAAGGTCCAAATTCAGTTTTAAATGGGATGGATCATTAATATACGTATTGAAAAGATCTTTTATTAGAGTACCCATGTAATCTCCAAAGTTTATGCTTTTAAGATCATCTGATCTGTAGAGAAGTTCGTGGATAAGTGCCATGGACTTTGCACGGTTTTGACTTTCACGGAACATATCAAAATCTTCTTTATTTTTAATATAATTTGATTGAAGATTTAAAAGACTTGAAATAACCATTAAATTATTTTTAACCCTATGATGGATCTCCTTTAATAACATCTCTTTTTCATTTAATGATTTTTTTAACTCTTCTTCCATCTCCTTTCGTTTAGTTATGTCGGTTAACATTCCCAATGATCCAATAAATTTATTGTTTTTATAGAGAGGTTTTGCTGAAATTATAGTCCATACACTGGATCCATTTTTATGAATGAATTTGAAATCATATTTTTCGCCAAAACCCTTTTTACGTCTTTCAAGTTTTTTCTTTGCATAATTTTTATTTTCATCATCCATAAATTCAAAAAATGAATGTCCCATCATTTCATTCCTTGTATAACCTAATATTTTTAGCATAGCATCGTTTACATAGTTTGTTTTGGCTTTTTCATCAATAATCCAAACCCCTTCCTCCGCTGTTTCAATAAAAGACCGGAACTTTGCTTCACTTTCTCGTAATGCTATTTCGACCTTTTCTTTTTCGAAACGAGCCCTCATGGCTTTAAGCCCAAATGATAAATCATTAGATAATTCCTCTAATAACTTCACTTCTCCAGGATCAAAAGCATCTATCTCATCTGCATAAATACCCATGGCACCGTAAACTTCTCCATCCATTTTCAGTGGTAAAACTATGAGCGATGAAAAACCATGTCTTTTGGCTTCTTCTCTCCACGGTGAAAACGTGCCATTTGTATTGATATCACGACACACTATAGTATTTCCTGTTTTTATAGCATTTCCACCAGGTCCACTACCAATCTCGTCATTTGCCCAAGATATACGTGTTTTTTTGAGATATTCTTCATCAAATCCTGCTGATGCAACTGGTTTAATAGTTTTCTTTTAATCATCCTCACCAAATCCAATCCATGCGAATTTATAGCCACCATTTTCAACTATTACACTGCAAATTTTATTCATCAGCTCATATTCTGTTGTTGCACGTGTCATCACCTCATCACTGTAACGTATCACTCTAAGTGCACGATTAGCACGTAACAATTCATTTTCAATTTTTTTACGTTTTGTTATATCCCTTGCAGCAGCAAAAACACCAACCACATCACCTGATTCATCCCTATAAATGGAAGCATTATACAAAACAGGTGTAATGTCCCCATCAAGATGCTGAATTTCAAGAGGATAATCTTTTACATATCCTTTACGAAAAACCTCTTCATAACCTTCCTTAGCCTTATCAGGCTCTGTAAAATAATCTGAAAAATCTGATCCAATAATTTCATTCCGAGAACAACCAGTAACCTTCTCAGTAGCTCTATTAACATCGGTAACCTTCCCATCAAGACCAATTGTTACCAATGGATCAATATTTGCCTCAATTAAACTACGATTATACTGATTGGCCTGTTTTAATGCTTTTTCTGCTATTTTAAGTTCAGTTATATCACGAATCGCTGCAAAAACACCTATTATCTCACCTTTTTCATCATAGTATAATGAAACATTTATTAAAACATGAACGATATGCCCTTCTTTGTGCATTATTTTAAGGGGATAGTTTTCAACAAAACCATTTTTGAATACTTTTTTAAATCCATCTAATGCATAACCTGGGTCTGTGAAGTAATTTGAAAAATTAGTTCCTATAACTTGTTTCAGATCATGCCCAGTTACAGTTTCAACTGCTTTATTAGCATCAGTTATTTTGCCATTGGGATTAACCGTTATAAATGGATCTATACTTGCATCAATTAAAACTCGATTATATGAATTTATGGTGATAAATGCTTTTTCATCATCTTTACGCTTTGTAATATCTTGACTGTTTACAACAATACGTTTAACTATACCATTATCTGACAGGGGTAGTAATGTATGATGAAAACAAGTTCCATCCCTAATATCTTCGAATTCAATTATTTTATTCAACTTTATTGTTCTTTCAACGTATTTACCTCTCAATTCAGCTGTTTCCGGAGGAATAATATCTTTATAGTTAGAACCAACCAGATCATTTTTAGTTCTTCCTAATCTTTTGGTTGAAGCTTCATTAATATCTAATATCTTGCCTGAAGTATCAATTACAAATAATGAATCATGAAAGCATTTAAAACTTCTTTAGAGAATTTTCCGTCATTTCTAAATTCTTTTAAAATGTTTTGTTTGTAAATTGCAATTTCTACTGAAGACTTATATTCATTAAAACTAAATGGAACGTATAAAATAGTGTAATCTTCCATAAACAAATTCTTATCTATTTTTCGGTTTTCAAAATCCTTTTTGAGATAAACTAAAGGAAATTTCAATTCCGACTCGATTATGTTATCAAATTCCGTTTTAAAATTAATATCCATCAATACTACATCAAACTCATATGCTATTTTAAGGACTTTTTCAGTGGATTTGACAACTGATGGGCTATTATAGCCCCAGGACTCTATTGTTTCACATATTTTTTTAGCTTCTGTTGAATCTCCTGTTACCAATAAAACATTCAACGATTTCATTTTTCACCTGAAAAATTTTATATATGCTTATTTGTATATTCTGATCTAAATTTAAATGAATTTATGGGTAAATGTCAGAGAAAAATTGAAATAAAAAAAACTGATTTTTTTTTAGATTCTATCTTTGTATACTAATTCTTGGAATCTTATTTTAAATTCTGTTCCATTAGTATTATCAAGCTCTATTTCCCCATCAATTTGATCTGTCAAGCTATTTACCAGTTGTAAACCTAATGATTCTGTATTTTTAAAGTCAATATTTTCAGGGAAACCAATACCGTTATCACTAATGTTTAACTCGTAATAATCGTCTTTAATTTTAAGAGATACTTTTAATTCTCCTTGACGTCCATCAGGAAATGCATATTTCAAGCAGTTTGACACTAATTCGGTTATAATTAGTCCACAAGGTACAGAAGTTTCTATATTCAGTTTAATATCATCAATGTCAAGGACAGGTTTGATGGTTCCCTTTTTAATTGAGTACGAATAAAATAGATCCCAAACCAAACTTTCAATATAATCCACAAAATATATTTTGTTGAAGGATCGGGAATTGTATAACTTCTCATGGATCATGGCCATGGATTTAACACGATTTTGACTTTCTTTAAGCACATTTACTGATTCTGCATCATCAACATACCTTGTTTGAATGTTTAATAGGCTTGATATTATCTGCATATTATTTTTAACTCTATGGTGAATTTCCTGTAGTAGCACTTCTTTTTCCCTGATAGAGTTTGTTAGCTTATTTTCAAATTGTTTACTTTCAGTTATATCGATTGCAATAATCAGTATGAAAGAAGTTTTACCATTTTTTTCTATTGTAGTGACTTGAACATTGATCCATCTCACTTTTCCATCTTTATCAATTAATCTAACCTCAAATGGTTTAATAGAGTGTCCATCTAACATATCAGGAAGTTTTACAATATTATTCAGGTCTTCTTCTAAGACAATATCTAGATCTGATATTTGTTTTCCAATAAACTCGTCCTTTGATAAACCTATTACGTTAAGTGATGCTTGATTAACATCCACAATTTTCCCATTTGTGTCTAAAAGGAGTGTATAATCCGGATTTGATTCAAATAATGTTCTGTATTTCTCTTCACTTTCAATTAATGATTCTTCTATAGTTCTACGTTCGCTAATATCCCTACTAACACCTAATACTTCGTTAATCTGTCCTTCTTTGTTTATTATAAGAGTGGTTACAACTTCTGTTGGAACTATCTTTCCCACTTTATCAATCTGATCAATGAAATGAGTCATTACTTGAAAATTATCATTTCCATATAAAAAACCTTTAATTCTAATAGACATGTTATTAGATATGAATTTATAAGCTTCTTGAGTTATAACATCCTTTATGGGCCTATTTAAAATTTCTTCTGATGTATATCCGAGTAATTGATAAACTGATGGACTGACATAGGTAAATTTACCTGTTACTATATTCATTATCCATATGACATCGCCTGTATTTTCTGAAATCAATTTATAACGAGATTGACTTTTTTTAAGAGCATTTTCAGCTTGTATTTGGTCAGTAACATCTTTAACAAATCCTTCAAGATAGATTATACTGGAATTACCATCCCTTACTGCTCTGAAAGACAGTTCAGCAGTCATTATACTTCCATCTTTTTTATAGTATCTATTATTGTAGGAATGCCAATTTTTATCTGTTAATACTTCATCAACAAATTCACGATGATTTTGTTGATCAACATAGAGTTTTTTCATTATGTTGGTCTTGTTTACGTCTTTGATTAATTCTTCAGGAGAATCATATCCCCACATATTTGAAAGTGCCTTGTTAACTCTACATATTTTTCCATCGGGTGTTGAATGGAAAATTCCAATAGGTGCGTTTTCAAATAAATTTTTGAAATGTTCCTGTTCCTCTTTCAATTTTATTTCCATTTCATGTTTGTAAATTACAATTTCAATTGAATTTTTTAAATCATTAGAATTAAATGGTTTTATTAAATATGCATATGGTTCGGTTAATTTAGCCCTTTCAACAGTTTCTGTTTCAGAATAAGTAGTTAAATATATTATTGGTATTTTATATTGATTTTTAATTACCTCAGCAGTTTCAATACCATCCATTCCACCGCTTAATATTATATCCATTAAAATAACATCAGGTCTAAATTCTGTTAATTTTTGTAGAGCTTCCTCTCCTGATGAAGCTGTTTCAGGAACACTGTATCCCATAGATTCAAGAATTCTCTTGATGTCCATAGCTTCTACAACATCATCTTCAACCACTAAAATTATGACTTTAGACATACGATCCTTAATTGGATTATATAACATATAGTTTTTACAACAAAATGCAGAAATTTTATTAAGAAAAGTTTGAGAAGTGAATATATTTTTGAAGATAAATAACCTGATATACTCGTACCCTATTCAAATCAAGACTAAAAATTAAGTTTTTTTGGTTTTTTCAGTTATTTTTGCAGGGTTACCAATTACAATTGAATTAGAGGGTATATCTTTTAACACCATAGTTTTAGCACCAATAGTGACATTATTTCCAATGGTTATTCCACCTAATATTGTTGATCCCGCTCCAATGTATGCATTATTTCCTATTTTTGGATATTCTTTGTGAAATGGAAGTTTTGCACCTATTGTAACTCCCTGATATACTGTACAATTTTTTCCCAATTTAATATTTCCAATTACAACGCATTGTGGATGGGGAAAATATAATCCCGTTCCAATTTCTGCCCTTGGCGAAATTTCAATGGATGTAAGTAATCTGTAAAAAAAGTATGCAATATATATTCTTAATTTTGAGTTTGGACATTGAGAATGGCATATTCTATGTAATATAACAGCTCTAAATCCTGTATCAATAAAAAATAACGATATAAATAGACCATAATTTCGTAAATGATTTTTTTTATATTTATTAGCCCTCTTGTAAGCTAATTGTCGACGAAAATCTTCTTTTATTAAATTTCGAGAGCCCATAACATTCACTTTTAAAAATAATTTAAGATTTATTCAATAAAATACCATTGACTTTAGGGAATATAAATTATAGGTTTTTTATTGATATTTTCTTTTATTTAATCTCTAATATTGATATGTCAGAATCAATCTATCAGATTTATAATTATATATTTATCATATTTTTACTTCGCTAAACAGCCATATGTTCACCATCAGGTCGCCATTTTTTAGTTCTTGGGGTATATAAAGCAGGGATGGGAAGTCGTAATATGGAAAAAGAACAGGAATACTTAAAAAGGTGGTATACACTTAGAAATTTATCAAAAGGAACTCAGAGAACTTATGAATCTATTATATACAAATATAAGAAGTTTACGGGGAAATCTTTTGAGGAACTAATCGATGAAGGCGAAAAAGAAGAAGTAGATAGGATTAGGCTAAGAAAACGTAAGTTAATGGATTATATTTTGGGATTTAAAAGTGAATTAGAAGATAATGGTACTGCTCCGGGAACAATAAGAAATAACATCGCTGCTGTTATATCCTTTTACAAAGCTTTTGATATTCAAACTCCAGATATAAAATTGCCTGCTGGTGATATTGGTTTAGAAAAAAATCAGGGAAAATTATTAACTCGAGAAGAGATTAAATCTATGATTGATGTCGCTAATATTAGGGATAAAGCTTTAATTTATTTTTTAGCCCTTACAGGTATGAGTCAAGCAGAAGCTAGACACTTTACTGTTAAAAAGTTTTTAGATTCTGCATCAGAAGCTATTGGAAAAGATATCTCTGATTTAGACAGATTATTTGAATATGAAGACAAGATCATTGAAGAAATATTAATGTTAGATATTGTCAGAAGAAAAGTTAATTACAAATATCAAACATTTCTTCCACCAGAAGCCATCAAACCATTAATAACTTACATAAAATCTAGACAATTCAATAGGAACGATAAACTACACATAAAAGATATTAATGAACCTTTATTCGTAACAAAAGACGGGTTTCCAATGAGTAGAACTGGTGTTGGGAACGAAATAAAACGTGTAGGTATACTTGCAGGGTTTAATAGAACTGAAGGTGCTTATTGTTTCTGGAGACCCCATGCAATGAGAAAATATTTCATAAGTACAATCATTAATGAAATAGGAGACCACATCTTAGCAGATTACCTTGCAGGCCATAAAATAGACAGCATTAAAAGAGCATATTGGAAAGCAGGTCCAGATGTCCTGAAGAGGAAATACTTGGAAGTTTTGCCATTTCTTAGTATTGATAAAATAAATGTTGAAAATAGTAAAGAATATTCAGAGTTAAAAGACCAAAATATCTATTTAAAAAATGACCTTAAAAATATTAAAGCTAAACTGGCAAATTTAAACGATTTAAATCAAGTAATTAAGATACCAGCAGTTCAAAATGCCATAAAACAAGAATTAAGTAATATGTAAGTTCTTATTTTCTTTTTTTTATTAATTTTTTTATTTAAAAATTTTCATAACTTATGTAGCTTTTATGTAAGATTTACATCATTATACATACTTTTTATGGGATAATAGTTCATCACTGGCTTTTATGGGTTTATATGATAGTAGGAACAACTCTATATTACCGGGGATGTTATCATATGCATTGAATGTACGGATTTACATCCTTCAAGTAAAAAATACATAGTGAATTAATCAATAGGTGATAGTTTGGTAGAAAAAGAAGATAAAATTGAAAATTGGATAAAAACGCTTGATGAATTAGTAGAATTGATAAATGAACCTGAAATGTAGTTTAAGAATAAATATGAATCTATGAAATTGGAATTTCAGATTCAAATCTCTAACCTGTTGTACACAAATTAGGAGTTTGTGTTTAAGTGTTAAATTGATGTTTTCCATATTTGAGCCATTATATATATGAAACCCAAAAAAACAATGCGAATCCCTCAGGGGATGCACTGATTAAATGAAGTTATAACATGTTTAAGACAATATTAGGATATAATAAGCCAATTGGATAAGACAATATTAGGATATAATAAGCCAATTGGATAAGACAATATTTGAAATAGGGGATTTTGAAATCCAATCATAGATAAAATGATAAATAAATTTAGAAATTAGAGAGGAAATAAAATGAAATTAAAACTAGAAAATTCAGTTGATATAATGGAAGAAAGTGAAAAACAGATAAAAAATTGGATCAATGTCTTGAATGCTTTGATTGAATGGAGAGATAACTCTAAAATAAATTTAAAAAACGAAGAGGAGATATAATGAAATTATAAGACGAAACTTGGATAGAGATGATGAATAGATTAGGTGAAAAGACAGAATATATTGAATATAATTGGACTGAAATTCCTGAAATATGGGATAGGAATGAAATAAATAGATTAAAAGATAATATATCTAAAATTTAAGAACTTTAATGAATTAATCGAATTCATAATATTAATTTTTAAAAAAGTGGGGGAAATTATTT
This sequence is a window from Methanobacterium sp. SMA-27. Protein-coding genes within it:
- a CDS encoding TIGR03576 family pyridoxal phosphate-dependent enzyme, translated to MLVNSLVDEVNRRENALKIIKKILQTQGRNGFFDLTGLAGGFPILPEDKDLLETYAGSAVFEDAIQTLGKIHLGGEKILALNRTSSGIFAAIIALVKEGDEIVHYLPKSPAHPSIPRSAELVGANYKEFDDINDFKVGENTSLVFITGSTMDHDVISKEEFLKIIEISKSREIPVFVDDASGARLRTIVYKQPRAMDMGADIAITSTDKLMGGPRGGLMSGKSDIMIRVKSKAHQFGLEAQSPLVAGMVRALENLSPEIILEAFINKHDLYNALKEDFKHVKETPTGLMLTPESLKLELTDRGIKTDLSPTDLAFLFAMLLLRNNGIITIPAVGMPGASATIRIDLASNDAARITTEEIVKSFLDSLSNLVNIIDDTDACKAVLYE
- the rtcA gene encoding RNA 3'-terminal phosphate cyclase; protein product: MIEVDGSYGEGGGAVLRIATALSAVTSKPVHITNIRSGRPKPGLMPQHLNAVKAVADLSRASVSGLELGSTELFFRPNQLIGGDFKIDIGTAGSITLILQAFMIPAVFADSPVKITIIGGTNVRWSPSIDYLINVTLPVLKLMGYDAKPKLVQRGHYPRGGGIFELEIDPVKKLRPLNLCELNFNSINGISHAVKLPEHVAVRQANSAEQVLSDAGYISKIEIDHSQRAMGPDSGILLWTNGITSVSGSSIGEPGKNAEIIGYEAANDILYNISRNSAVDRYMGDQIIPYLALAGDSTIKTSELTQHAVTNIHVTEKFIDKKFHVKGSIGESAIISVK
- a CDS encoding sensor histidine kinase, encoding MGSGPGGNAIKTGNTIVCRDINTNGTFSPWREEAKRHGFSSLIVLPLKMDGEVYGAMGIYADEIDAFDPGEVKLLEELSNDLSFGLKAMRARFEKEKVEIALRESEAKFRSFIETAEEGVWIIDEKAKTNYVNDAMLKILGYTRNEMMGHSFFEFMDDENKNYAKKKLERRKKGFGEKYDFKFIHKNGSSVWTIISAKPLYKNNKFIGSLGMLTDITKRKEMEEELKKSLNEKEMLLKEIHHRVKNNLMVISSLLNLQSNYIKNKEDFDMFRESQNRAKSMALIHELLYRSDDLKSINFGDYMGTLIKDLFNTYINDPSHLKLNLDLQNIKLDINTSIPLGLIVNELVSNSMKYAFPDGREGEINISLKTEDGEYILIVGDNGVGIRDDIDFRNTDSLGLQLVNNLTQQIDGEIELNKKHGTEFIIKFEEASF
- a CDS encoding PAS domain S-box protein; its protein translation is MDTSGKILDINEASTKRLGRTKNDLVGSNYKDIIPPETAELRGKYVERTIKLNKIIEFEDIRDGTCFHHTLLPLSDNGIVKRIVVNSQDITKRKDDEKAFITINSYNRVLIDASIDPFITVNPNGKITDANKAVETVTGHDLKQVIGTNFSNYFTDPGYALDGFKKVFKNGFVENYPLKIMHKEGHIVHVLINVSLYYDEKGEIIGVFAAIRDITELKIAEKALKQANQYNRSLIEANIDPLVTIGLDGKVTDVNRATEKVTGCSRNEIIGSDFSDYFTEPDKAKEGYEEVFRKGYVKDYPLEIQHLDGDITPVLYNASIYRDESGDVVGVFAAARDITKRKKIENELLRANRALRVIRYSDEVMTRATTEYELMNKICSVIVENGGYKFAWIGFGEDD
- a CDS encoding serine O-acetyltransferase, which translates into the protein MGSRNLIKEDFRRQLAYKRANKYKKNHLRNYGLFISLFFIDTGFRAVILHRICHSQCPNSKLRIYIAYFFYRLLTSIEISPRAEIGTGLYFPHPQCVVIGNIKLGKNCTVYQGVTIGAKLPFHKEYPKIGNNAYIGAGSTILGGITIGNNVTIGAKTMVLKDIPSNSIVIGNPAKITEKTKKT
- a CDS encoding TIGR00288 family NYN domain-containing protein, which produces MRSFEKLSSLKDYIPLKRSESGGKNIGLLVDGPNMLRKEFSLNLDLVRDIIAEYGNMRVGKVLLNQYASDKLIEAIVNQGFTPIVVAGDTDVYMAVEAMELIYNPNIDIIALMTRDADFLPIINKAKENGKETIVIGAEPGFSAALQNSADSAIILKSENINKKNE
- a CDS encoding site-specific integrase; the protein is MEKEQEYLKRWYTLRNLSKGTQRTYESIIYKYKKFTGKSFEELIDEGEKEEVDRIRLRKRKLMDYILGFKSELEDNGTAPGTIRNNIAAVISFYKAFDIQTPDIKLPAGDIGLEKNQGKLLTREEIKSMIDVANIRDKALIYFLALTGMSQAEARHFTVKKFLDSASEAIGKDISDLDRLFEYEDKIIEEILMLDIVRRKVNYKYQTFLPPEAIKPLITYIKSRQFNRNDKLHIKDINEPLFVTKDGFPMSRTGVGNEIKRVGILAGFNRTEGAYCFWRPHAMRKYFISTIINEIGDHILADYLAGHKIDSIKRAYWKAGPDVLKRKYLEVLPFLSIDKINVENSKEYSELKDQNIYLKNDLKNIKAKLANLNDLNQVIKIPAVQNAIKQELSNM
- a CDS encoding PAS domain S-box protein; amino-acid sequence: MSKVIILVVEDDVVEAMDIKRILESMGYSVPETASSGEEALQKLTEFRPDVILMDIILSGGMDGIETAEVIKNQYKIPIIYLTTYSETETVERAKLTEPYAYLIKPFNSNDLKNSIEIVIYKHEMEIKLKEEQEHFKNLFENAPIGIFHSTPDGKICRVNKALSNMWGYDSPEELIKDVNKTNIMKKLYVDQQNHREFVDEVLTDKNWHSYNNRYYKKDGSIMTAELSFRAVRDGNSSIIYLEGFVKDVTDQIQAENALKKSQSRYKLISENTGDVIWIMNIVTGKFTYVSPSVYQLLGYTSEEILNRPIKDVITQEAYKFISNNMSIRIKGFLYGNDNFQVMTHFIDQIDKVGKIVPTEVVTTLIINKEGQINEVLGVSRDISERRTIEESLIESEEKYRTLFESNPDYTLLLDTNGKIVDVNQASLNVIGLSKDEFIGKQISDLDIVLEEDLNNIVKLPDMLDGHSIKPFEVRLIDKDGKVRWINVQVTTIEKNGKTSFILIIAIDITESKQFENKLTNSIREKEVLLQEIHHRVKNNMQIISSLLNIQTRYVDDAESVNVLKESQNRVKSMAMIHEKLYNSRSFNKIYFVDYIESLVWDLFYSYSIKKGTIKPVLDIDDIKLNIETSVPCGLIITELVSNCLKYAFPDGRQGELKVSLKIKDDYYELNISDNGIGFPENIDFKNTESLGLQLVNSLTDQIDGEIELDNTNGTEFKIRFQELVYKDRI